The genomic interval GTTGAACCCCTGCTGTGTTGCGTCGCCGCCGCAGGCTGCGCTCCCCTCGGGGACGGGTGAGTTCGCCTCGAAGAGCAGCCACGTCTCACCGGTCTCGGGGTCCTCGAAGAACCACGGGTCACGGAAGGTGTAGGTCATCGCCCGCGACTGGTCCTCGCGTTCGTAGCGCTCCCCGTCGGGCGAAAGCAGTTCGTGGTGGGTCCAGGGGCCGGCCAGCTCGAACCCGTCGTCGGTGTCGATACGCCCGCCGGTCGCGCCGACGATACGCTGCGTGTAGGTCAGCTCGCCGGCCGCCTCGTCCCCGGCGGCGGTGTAGAACAGGTAGACGTCGCCGTCGTCGTACAGCGCTGAGCCCGCCCACTGGCGCTGCCCCAGCGCCGACTCGAACACCGGGCCGCCGTCGGTCCAGTTCCGCCCGTCGGCCGAGTAGAACAGCCGAATCGTCGCGACGTCGTGTCGCGCGCCCGGGAGCGTCTCGGAGGGCGCAGTCAGCGAGAAGCAGACGCGATAGCCGTCGACCGTCGCCGGCGTCCCGTCCCGCTCGCGGAGGAGCCACGTGTCCCAGATGTGCAGATGGGGCATCTGGTCGGTCTCCGGCGGGTAGAACACCGGCGCCACCGTCTCTGCCGTCCGTTCGATACCGCTGGCCTGCTCGCGTGTCCAGCCGGCGCGGGCGCGGAACCCGGGGGCGCCCTCGTCGAGTAACTGCTCGTCCATAAATCCGCATGGAGCAGGACCGTTATAAGGCTTGGTAGTAGGTACAACGTATGTTGTAAAAGAATTTTTCCGTATCGCGTTCCCGTTTCAGCGGCCTCTGAGCGTCGAGACGGACGTTTCAGCTCAGTTATGCTGATCGGTAATATCTATGCGTGACAGATGGCCGGGGCTTTTCGGGCGGCCCCAGACAGTACACTCGAATTATATTACTCGCCGATAAGTTTAATACAATATCAAGTACAGGATACATGTGGACCGAAGACAATTCGTGAAAACTGGCGTACTACTGACTGCAGCCGCCGCATATCCCGGTAATGCCGCTGCGAAAAAAGACGTTAGAAAATTCAAACATCTGGAGAAAGATTACGAAAAGAGAGAGAAGAAAGACGGCGATGCCGACAGAGAGCGGCGACTGGTGAAATCCGACGGTGAGATCATCCAGTCGGAGACCGAAGACACGAAATCGGAGATTCCGGAGCTGGACGACTGGGACACGGTTATCTACGACGAAGTCAGGTTCGGGGGCGGTGAACCGACGAAGTACATCTGCTATCAACAGGAAGATAAGGGGAACCCCGAGTTCAGATTCGATGGGAAGATCTACACGACGGAGTACAAGGTGGTGAAAGGAGAGCTAAAGGATGCGAAAGAGAAGCGACAAAAACCCGAGGATAGCGCTCCTGCGGAGAGCCAGGGGCCGGAAACTATCCACAGTCACCGGGCCCGCTCAGGGCGAGTCAGTTCCGGTGAGCAGTATACGATATCGAACGAGCACAGCGGCAGTTTCACGCCGGCCATGTCCGACCACACAGTCATACAGAGCGCCCCAAAGAGCAAGAAAGACGGGCACGACTGGTGGGAAGGGGTCGCACGGGCAACCATGGACCACACCAGTACAGAGGCGACGCTCGGGATGCT from Halomicroarcula saliterrae carries:
- a CDS encoding glycoside hydrolase family 68 protein, translating into MDEQLLDEGAPGFRARAGWTREQASGIERTAETVAPVFYPPETDQMPHLHIWDTWLLRERDGTPATVDGYRVCFSLTAPSETLPGARHDVATIRLFYSADGRNWTDGGPVFESALGQRQWAGSALYDDGDVYLFYTAAGDEAAGELTYTQRIVGATGGRIDTDDGFELAGPWTHHELLSPDGERYEREDQSRAMTYTFRDPWFFEDPETGETWLLFEANSPVPEGSAACGGDATQQGFNGSVGIARSPTGDPLDWELADPLLDAVGVNQELERPHIVYRDGLYYLFVSSHLHTFGPGLTGFDGLYGFVAEELRGDYVPLNDTGLVVTNPANAPFQAYSWMVFPHDGELLVQNFFNYFDFAGETLDEIAELPESEQLRRFGGTLAPTLRLGVEGSRTRMLGKLGHWEIPMADESLPPTERELLSRAATDDSSGYGLN